A genome region from Clostridium pasteurianum includes the following:
- a CDS encoding S1C family serine protease — MDNLNNSNNTNGNGNNNINDNKNDNTTNMNLPIEYDVEGTDKTKRPFNKKLASYIAVGLTCAILGGGISTASALYLIPKSNFFKNTPLYKAVNNSYASPSSYINASATSAKTNSSAGSGLTVSQIVKKVSPAVVAVSTKTNVTQDDYNSFFGSFGNGKNSRNSVQEGMGSGIIYNKDGYILTNYHVIKGANTITVILNNKKQVKAKVVNYDESADVAVIQMTGDFTVPGVAELGSSSSLNVGDSVVAIGNPLGKELLGTVTTGVVSALNRQISVGSEDSSNNGFGDNNNSSSGTTSGATQEYIQTDAAINPGNSGGPLVNSLGQVVGINTAKVSESGVEGIGFSIPIDTVKTKIQNLSKPMLKLGISCEDIDKNTAEQHNIPQGVYIEQVEDLSAAQRAGLQAGDVITKFDGKKVSSTNDINQIKGKHNSGDVVQVEVYRDDSYKTISLKLSDK; from the coding sequence ATGGATAACTTAAATAATTCCAATAATACAAATGGAAATGGAAATAATAATATAAATGATAATAAAAATGATAATACTACTAACATGAATCTACCTATTGAATACGACGTAGAAGGTACAGACAAAACTAAAAGACCTTTCAACAAAAAATTAGCTTCATATATAGCTGTAGGGTTAACTTGTGCAATACTTGGTGGAGGAATATCAACAGCTTCAGCATTATATCTTATTCCTAAATCAAATTTTTTCAAAAATACTCCTCTCTACAAAGCTGTAAATAATAGTTATGCTTCCCCATCATCATATATTAATGCATCTGCAACATCTGCTAAAACGAACAGTTCAGCTGGAAGTGGTTTAACCGTATCACAAATAGTAAAAAAGGTTAGTCCAGCTGTAGTTGCAGTTTCAACAAAAACCAATGTAACTCAAGATGATTATAATTCCTTCTTTGGTTCATTTGGTAATGGAAAAAACTCACGTAATTCAGTTCAAGAAGGAATGGGATCAGGAATTATATATAATAAGGATGGATACATTCTAACAAATTATCATGTTATAAAAGGAGCAAATACAATAACAGTAATTTTAAATAATAAAAAGCAAGTGAAAGCTAAAGTTGTAAATTATGATGAATCAGCTGATGTAGCAGTTATACAAATGACAGGCGATTTTACAGTGCCTGGTGTTGCTGAACTTGGAAGCTCAAGCAGCTTGAATGTAGGAGATTCAGTTGTAGCCATAGGAAATCCTCTTGGCAAAGAACTTTTAGGTACAGTTACAACTGGAGTTGTCAGCGCTCTTAATCGACAAATAAGCGTTGGAAGTGAAGACAGTAGTAATAACGGTTTTGGTGATAATAACAACAGCAGTAGTGGTACAACTAGTGGTGCAACTCAAGAATACATTCAAACAGATGCAGCAATTAATCCTGGAAATAGTGGTGGTCCTCTTGTTAACTCTTTAGGACAGGTCGTTGGTATAAATACTGCAAAAGTAAGTGAAAGCGGCGTAGAAGGCATTGGTTTCTCAATACCAATAGATACTGTAAAAACAAAAATTCAAAACCTCTCAAAACCAATGCTTAAACTTGGTATATCATGTGAAGATATAGATAAAAATACAGCTGAACAGCACAATATTCCACAGGGAGTATATATTGAACAAGTAGAAGATTTAAGTGCTGCTCAAAGAGCTGGATTACAGGCTGGAGATGTCATAACAAAATTTGATGGTAAAAAAGTATCCTCAACAAACGACATAAATCAAATTAAAGGAAAACATAATTCAGGTGATGTTGTTCAAGTTGAAGTTTATAGAGATGATTCATATAAAACCATCTCTCTAAAATTATCTGATAAATAA
- a CDS encoding AI-2E family transporter produces the protein MESLLELFHKESFKRASFLILLIAFFYFCRTIINFILLTFIITYLISSLQGYIVLKLKKHIKVRESLVTILLYVTMIALIVLAFYSYVPIIVRQTTSIINQASSFYNSVDLNQLGILGKYIQPIISKVDIGSYTKMGLGYIIEFAKSFGTVSLNVFFAFVLSLFFVLEKKQIQNFGKKFEKSKLSVMYKYFIYYGNNFLNSFGKVIKAQIIIAFVNTILSVISLIIMGFPNIMTLGVMIFVLSLVPVAGVIISLVPLSLIAFKIGGIVEVLYVIIMIFVIHCIESYFLNPKLMSSKTKLPIFFTFIILIVSDHFMGTWGLLLGIPLFMFILDVFEVKVS, from the coding sequence TTGGAAAGTTTATTAGAGCTATTTCATAAAGAATCATTTAAGAGAGCTTCATTTTTGATTCTCTTAATTGCATTTTTCTATTTTTGTAGAACTATAATAAATTTTATTTTGTTAACATTTATTATTACATATTTAATTAGCAGTCTACAAGGTTATATAGTCTTAAAACTAAAAAAACATATTAAAGTTCGTGAAAGCTTAGTTACTATATTGTTATATGTGACAATGATAGCTCTGATAGTTCTTGCATTTTATAGTTATGTTCCAATAATTGTAAGACAAACAACAAGTATTATTAATCAAGCAAGTAGTTTCTATAATAGTGTTGATTTAAATCAATTAGGAATACTCGGCAAGTATATACAACCAATTATTTCTAAAGTGGATATAGGATCATATACTAAAATGGGATTGGGCTATATTATAGAATTTGCTAAAAGTTTTGGAACGGTAAGTTTAAATGTTTTTTTTGCATTTGTATTAAGTTTATTCTTTGTGTTAGAAAAAAAACAGATACAAAATTTTGGAAAAAAATTTGAAAAAAGTAAATTATCTGTTATGTATAAATATTTTATATACTATGGAAACAATTTTTTGAATTCCTTTGGTAAGGTTATAAAGGCACAGATTATAATAGCTTTTGTTAATACAATATTATCAGTTATTTCTCTTATAATAATGGGATTTCCTAATATTATGACCTTAGGGGTTATGATATTTGTATTAAGTCTTGTTCCTGTGGCAGGAGTAATCATTTCTCTTGTACCTTTATCACTGATTGCATTTAAAATTGGTGGTATTGTGGAAGTATTATATGTGATTATAATGATTTTTGTCATTCATTGCATAGAAAGCTATTTTTTAAACCCTAAATTAATGTCATCAAAAACTAAATTGCCTATATTTTTTACTTTTATAATACTTATTGTATCAGATCATTTTATGGGAACATGGGGACTATTACTAGGAATACCACTTTTTATGTTTATACTTGATGTATTTGAAGTAAAAGTTTCATAA
- a CDS encoding LTA synthase family protein produces MVIFFKVVSYGREISPEYFDTGVITPIFASVLILFSFSLLFKGKKRTVYFLVIDILISIILVSDIAYFRYNKDIITVSAVKNAKMLMGVKSSVAGVLKITDIFYFIDVIIFIILEKFFKKPYKYYDKSTFKLRIILFAAVLILGSAMEASAFHKVSTEQPTLLTAMSNRIYLTKMIGDVNFHAVDAYNYTKTKIKNSKKLPEKNQNAISGYLKNKNSNSGVNFKSEGSGKNLIMIQVEALQQFVINRSINGKEITPNLDRWINKSLYFDNYFYQVSQGTTSDAEFMSLNSLYPAESGAAYYTYAGNTFNSIPKELGDKGYYTAALHGYTPGFWNRNVMYKAEKFDDFFSQTNYNLNQTVGMGLSDESFLNQSLTKLKSFKQPYFSFLITLSSHYPFNDTKAYEKYTNDKLDVGKYKGSLLGNYLEGIHYTDEQLGKFLDELDKEGITKNSIIVLYGDHFAIPKENINQLYAFEDTKEANDLKWYEYQKVPMLIHFPDDEHKGVNHTYAGQMDLYPTLANMFNINNNYMFGDDLLNLKDANKKRVTFRNGSFTDGKVFYVSWTDTYYDIATGKKIPETSELKSEKNASAAELKYSDDLLNHNLIKTFSK; encoded by the coding sequence ATGGTTATATTTTTTAAAGTAGTTTCTTATGGAAGGGAAATTTCTCCAGAATATTTTGACACAGGTGTTATTACACCAATATTTGCTTCTGTACTAATACTTTTTAGCTTTTCGTTATTATTTAAGGGAAAGAAAAGAACTGTATATTTCCTTGTAATTGACATTTTGATAAGCATTATTCTTGTATCGGATATAGCGTACTTTAGGTATAATAAGGATATAATAACTGTTTCTGCAGTCAAAAATGCAAAAATGTTAATGGGAGTAAAATCAAGTGTAGCAGGTGTTTTAAAAATTACAGATATTTTTTATTTTATTGATGTTATTATATTTATAATTTTAGAAAAATTTTTTAAAAAACCGTATAAATATTATGATAAATCTACTTTCAAGTTAAGAATCATTTTGTTTGCTGCGGTATTAATTTTAGGCTCAGCAATGGAGGCAAGTGCATTTCATAAGGTTTCTACAGAGCAGCCTACGTTATTAACGGCAATGAGTAATAGAATATATTTAACAAAAATGATTGGAGATGTAAATTTTCATGCTGTAGATGCGTATAATTATACGAAAACCAAGATAAAAAACTCTAAAAAGCTTCCTGAAAAAAATCAGAACGCGATTAGCGGATATCTTAAGAATAAGAATTCTAATAGTGGCGTTAATTTTAAATCTGAGGGTTCAGGAAAAAATCTTATAATGATACAGGTGGAAGCACTTCAACAGTTTGTTATAAATAGAAGCATAAACGGAAAAGAGATAACACCTAATTTAGACAGGTGGATAAATAAAAGTTTGTATTTTGATAATTATTTTTATCAAGTATCTCAAGGAACTACTTCTGATGCTGAATTTATGTCATTAAATTCATTGTATCCAGCTGAATCAGGAGCAGCATATTATACTTATGCAGGTAATACTTTTAATTCTATTCCTAAGGAGTTAGGTGATAAAGGGTATTATACAGCAGCGCTTCATGGTTATACTCCAGGATTTTGGAATAGAAATGTTATGTATAAAGCAGAAAAGTTTGATGATTTCTTTTCTCAAACAAATTACAATTTGAATCAAACTGTCGGTATGGGGTTAAGTGATGAATCTTTTTTAAATCAATCTCTTACAAAATTAAAAAGCTTTAAGCAACCGTATTTTTCATTCCTTATAACTTTAAGTAGTCATTATCCTTTTAATGATACAAAAGCATATGAAAAGTATACTAATGATAAATTAGATGTTGGAAAATACAAAGGTTCGCTTTTGGGAAATTATCTAGAAGGAATACATTATACAGATGAACAGTTAGGAAAGTTTTTGGACGAACTGGATAAAGAAGGAATAACTAAGAATTCTATAATTGTGTTGTATGGAGATCATTTTGCAATACCAAAAGAAAATATAAATCAACTTTATGCTTTTGAAGATACAAAAGAAGCAAATGATCTTAAATGGTATGAATATCAAAAAGTTCCTATGCTTATTCATTTCCCTGATGACGAGCATAAAGGTGTTAACCATACTTATGCAGGCCAGATGGATCTTTATCCAACTTTAGCTAATATGTTTAATATAAATAATAATTATATGTTTGGTGATGATCTGCTTAATCTAAAAGATGCAAATAAGAAGAGAGTTACATTTAGAAATGGGTCATTTACAGATGGTAAAGTATTTTATGTATCATGGACTGATACTTATTATGATATAGCAACTGGTAAGAAGATTCCAGAAACATCTGAACTTAAAAGCGAAAAAAATGCAAGTGCAGCTGAACTTAAATATTCAGATGATTTATTAAACCATAATTTAATTAAAACTTTTTCAAAATAA
- the greA gene encoding transcription elongation factor GreA → MSSKILTESGKKKLEDELEYLKTVKRAEIKEALKFARSQGDLSENADYSAAKDDQSMNETRIQEIEAILKSCTVVESSENQNIFDLNKKALVKFCDTDETEEVTLVSSVEADIKNMKISIDSPLGKALYKAEVNNKTTVQSPDGNYEVEVVKIL, encoded by the coding sequence ATGAGTAGTAAGATTTTAACTGAATCTGGAAAGAAAAAACTTGAAGATGAATTGGAATATTTAAAAACTGTTAAAAGGGCTGAAATTAAAGAAGCTCTAAAATTTGCCCGTTCACAAGGCGATTTAAGTGAAAATGCCGATTATAGTGCTGCTAAAGATGACCAGTCTATGAATGAGACTAGAATTCAAGAAATTGAAGCTATACTAAAAAGCTGTACTGTAGTTGAAAGTTCTGAAAATCAAAATATATTTGATTTGAATAAAAAAGCGTTAGTTAAGTTTTGTGATACAGATGAAACAGAAGAAGTTACATTAGTAAGTTCTGTAGAAGCTGATATTAAAAATATGAAAATAAGCATTGATTCTCCATTAGGAAAAGCTTTATATAAAGCAGAAGTAAATAACAAAACTACTGTTCAATCTCCCGATGGTAACTATGAAGTTGAGGTAGTTAAAATTTTATAA
- a CDS encoding PilZ domain-containing protein: protein MRNFSEHRKFKRTKYKCTVNSFIVNGVSQSYNVEILDISESGARIHVPKQLNTGDKITFNFRMGALNITCNSTIIWGAVNSFSSGFINGCKFDIIAADKHLLKLFIDSLYNKKFISIYKDKKTYIIPNVYYTLDISNSDLYKIFQYATYQIGSFKKSTEVLDLSIRNNIVERLSTYLEENANCFKVSMYEYDQFYDILDFSIKSLEDNSESISALQLREINLSDFQSDRAQKYKIDFEKLPNEIKLLAIDEISKTLTNIG, encoded by the coding sequence ATGAGAAACTTTAGTGAACATAGAAAATTTAAAAGAACAAAATACAAATGTACTGTAAATTCTTTTATAGTAAATGGTGTATCTCAATCTTATAATGTTGAAATTCTTGATATCAGTGAATCAGGTGCACGAATTCATGTACCTAAACAATTAAACACAGGCGATAAAATCACTTTTAATTTTAGAATGGGAGCTTTAAATATAACATGTAATTCAACAATTATATGGGGAGCTGTTAATAGCTTTTCATCTGGATTTATAAATGGATGTAAATTCGATATTATCGCTGCTGATAAACACCTCCTAAAGCTTTTTATTGATTCACTTTATAATAAAAAGTTTATATCAATATACAAAGATAAAAAAACTTACATAATTCCAAATGTATATTACACTTTAGATATATCAAATAGTGACTTGTATAAAATATTTCAATATGCAACATATCAAATAGGAAGTTTTAAAAAATCAACAGAGGTTCTTGATTTAAGTATACGAAATAATATTGTTGAAAGATTAAGCACATATCTAGAGGAAAATGCAAATTGTTTTAAAGTAAGTATGTATGAATATGATCAATTCTATGATATACTTGATTTTTCAATAAAATCCCTTGAAGACAATTCCGAAAGTATTTCAGCACTACAATTGAGAGAAATTAATTTATCTGATTTTCAAAGTGATCGTGCTCAAAAATACAAAATTGACTTTGAAAAACTACCTAATGAAATAAAACTACTAGCTATAGACGAAATATCTAAAACTCTAACAAATATAGGATAA
- a CDS encoding acyl-CoA dehydratase activase, whose protein sequence is MYYIGVDVGSVSTDIVILDEKNEVVDSLYLRTKGRPISAIKEGFKFLNTKYTDDQILGVGTTGSGREIASYVLGADAVKNEITAHAVAALSINKNVRTIIEIGGQDSKIITLKSGIVTDFAMNTVCAAGTGSFLDRQAERLDIPIEDFGTYALKSTCPVRIAGRCAVFAESDMIHKQQLGYKEEDIIKGLCDALVRNYLSNVGKGKEIVPEIFFQGGVASNVGMKNSFENYLGCKVIVPPHHKVMGAIGAALIAKESLIKRKNHTNFTGFSLSNTDFNSKSFECSGCSNRCEVVEIKNNSSIIGCFGDRCGKWSKSNAV, encoded by the coding sequence ATGTATTATATAGGTGTAGATGTTGGTTCAGTAAGTACTGATATAGTTATACTAGATGAGAAAAATGAAGTAGTAGATAGTTTATATCTGAGAACTAAAGGTAGACCAATTAGTGCCATAAAAGAAGGTTTTAAATTTTTAAACACAAAATATACTGATGACCAAATTTTAGGCGTTGGTACAACTGGAAGTGGAAGAGAGATAGCATCTTATGTACTTGGTGCAGATGCAGTTAAAAATGAAATAACAGCACATGCAGTAGCAGCATTAAGCATAAATAAAAATGTAAGAACCATTATAGAAATAGGTGGTCAAGATTCTAAAATTATAACATTAAAAAGTGGTATTGTTACTGATTTTGCAATGAATACTGTTTGCGCTGCTGGAACTGGCTCCTTTCTTGATAGGCAAGCAGAGAGACTTGATATACCTATAGAAGACTTCGGAACGTATGCCCTCAAAAGTACATGTCCCGTTCGTATTGCAGGGCGCTGTGCCGTTTTTGCAGAATCAGATATGATACATAAACAGCAATTAGGCTACAAAGAAGAGGATATAATTAAAGGCTTATGCGATGCTCTTGTTAGAAATTATCTAAGTAATGTAGGTAAAGGCAAGGAAATTGTTCCTGAAATATTTTTTCAAGGCGGAGTTGCTTCAAATGTAGGTATGAAAAATTCTTTTGAAAATTATTTAGGTTGTAAAGTAATAGTTCCCCCTCATCATAAAGTTATGGGAGCTATAGGTGCTGCTTTGATTGCTAAGGAAAGTTTAATTAAAAGAAAAAATCATACTAATTTTACTGGATTCAGTTTATCTAATACAGATTTTAATTCTAAGAGCTTTGAATGTTCTGGATGTTCTAACAGATGTGAAGTAGTTGAAATAAAAAATAACAGCTCCATTATAGGATGCTTCGGTGATAGATGCGGAAAATGGAGTAAAAGCAATGCTGTATAA
- a CDS encoding acyl-CoA dehydratase activase-related protein — MTITFPQLGNTCYAAKAVFDNLGIDYIMPPKSNKKCLELGSLYSPEDICLPFKIMLGAYIDCIKRGADTIIITGSCGPCRFGEYCEMQINLLNNLGYNVDFIVLDKPSSIGKSEFFNRISKISNASSISNFEKMKTLYSAYKIINLIDYIEKTARYKAGFELKKGECKRILNSCKNSALNTTGADSILALLLKYKRMIKNVPIDPNKQPLKISIIGEIYTILEPFSNFYIEDKLMDLGISTQKTLNPSWWFKDAILSAINLNSLSLRINSKKYLPYYIGGHGRECIGEAVTASKAGFDGAIQLFPMGCMPEIVSKAILPSISKEKDFPILSLIIDEMTGDAGYMTRIEAFIDLLERRKNKCII; from the coding sequence ATGACAATAACATTTCCTCAATTAGGTAACACTTGTTATGCAGCTAAAGCAGTCTTTGATAACCTTGGAATAGATTATATAATGCCTCCTAAAAGCAATAAAAAGTGTCTTGAATTAGGTTCTCTCTATTCTCCTGAAGATATATGCCTTCCATTTAAAATAATGCTTGGAGCATATATAGACTGCATAAAAAGAGGTGCTGATACCATAATTATAACTGGCAGCTGTGGTCCCTGTCGCTTTGGCGAATATTGTGAAATGCAAATAAATCTTTTAAATAACCTTGGATATAATGTTGATTTTATAGTATTAGATAAACCATCATCCATAGGAAAATCCGAATTTTTTAATAGGATTTCAAAAATTTCAAATGCAAGTTCTATAAGTAACTTTGAAAAAATGAAAACTTTATATTCCGCCTACAAAATAATAAATCTTATTGATTATATAGAAAAAACCGCTAGATATAAAGCTGGTTTTGAATTAAAAAAAGGTGAATGCAAAAGGATTTTAAACTCATGTAAAAATAGTGCCTTAAATACTACAGGTGCCGATTCAATTTTAGCTCTTTTATTAAAATATAAACGCATGATAAAAAATGTTCCAATAGATCCCAATAAGCAGCCTTTAAAAATATCAATTATAGGTGAAATTTATACAATATTAGAACCTTTCTCAAACTTTTATATTGAAGACAAATTAATGGATTTAGGAATATCCACCCAAAAAACTTTAAATCCAAGTTGGTGGTTCAAAGATGCAATTTTATCTGCTATAAATTTAAATTCCTTAAGCCTAAGAATTAATTCAAAAAAATATTTGCCTTACTATATAGGTGGTCATGGACGTGAATGTATTGGAGAAGCCGTTACTGCAAGTAAAGCTGGATTTGATGGAGCAATACAATTATTTCCTATGGGTTGTATGCCTGAAATTGTATCTAAAGCAATACTTCCATCAATATCAAAAGAAAAAGACTTTCCTATTCTATCATTAATAATAGATGAGATGACAGGAGATGCAGGTTACATGACGAGAATAGAAGCATTTATAGATTTACTTGAAAGGAGAAAAAATAAATGTATTATATAG
- a CDS encoding acyl-CoA dehydratase activase-related protein codes for MKIGFPKGLLYCDYYPFFNTFFNELGCNVVTSPDTNKNILNLGIKYCVDEACLPIKIFHGHAAYLKDKCDYIFIPRIMSISKGESICPKFCGLPEMIKNSIPDLPKIISYPIYMDTEKNFMKFIRKCGHEFTKSSFKIQKSYIKAKTVQNTFNSKKSSHKLHSTRVALVGHPYNIWDTFSNLNLVNKLDNFNISILTEKDIDENFINNEINNLFKKPFWTFARKSYGFSTFAAKNHLVDGIIYISSFACGIDSVIIDLIKKELKNFPILVLKIDEQTGEAGFNTRLEAFSDMLERRYDFNDNNISSIR; via the coding sequence ATGAAAATAGGTTTTCCAAAGGGTCTTTTATATTGTGATTATTATCCCTTTTTTAACACTTTTTTTAACGAACTTGGCTGCAATGTAGTAACTTCTCCCGATACAAACAAGAACATTTTAAATCTTGGTATAAAGTACTGTGTTGATGAAGCCTGCTTACCAATAAAAATATTTCACGGTCATGCGGCATATTTAAAGGATAAATGTGATTACATATTTATTCCTAGAATCATGTCAATTAGTAAAGGTGAATCTATATGTCCTAAATTCTGTGGTCTTCCAGAAATGATCAAGAATTCTATACCTGATTTGCCTAAAATAATATCCTACCCTATTTACATGGATACAGAAAAAAATTTTATGAAATTTATAAGAAAATGTGGTCATGAATTTACTAAAAGTAGCTTTAAAATTCAAAAATCATACATAAAAGCTAAAACGGTTCAAAATACTTTTAATTCAAAAAAAAGCAGCCATAAGTTACATAGTACTCGTGTAGCTTTAGTTGGTCACCCATATAATATATGGGATACATTCTCCAATTTAAATTTAGTAAATAAATTAGATAATTTTAATATAAGTATACTCACTGAAAAAGATATAGATGAAAATTTTATAAATAATGAAATAAATAATCTATTTAAAAAACCATTTTGGACTTTTGCAAGAAAATCCTATGGTTTTTCAACTTTTGCTGCAAAAAATCATCTAGTAGACGGTATAATATACATTTCATCTTTCGCGTGTGGTATAGATTCAGTGATAATAGATTTAATAAAAAAAGAACTCAAAAACTTCCCTATATTAGTTCTTAAAATTGATGAACAAACTGGAGAAGCTGGTTTTAATACAAGGCTTGAAGCTTTTTCCGATATGCTTGAAAGGAGATACGATTTTAATGACAATAACATTTCCTCAATTAGGTAA
- a CDS encoding patatin-like phospholipase family protein, whose product MNNIGLILEGGGMRGVYTAGILDFFMDKNLYFPYVSGVSMGACNAASYVSKQRGRTKAVTVDLAPDPRYISIKNFIKHRSIFNMDFIFDEVPNKLVPFDFETFSSSPQKLIIGTTDCLTGNEVYFDKTSNDDILNIIRASSSLPFISKPVKINNKILMDGGISDPIPIKKSISDGNKKNVIILTRDPNYVKAPFNHKWLLSKKYSNFKGLCKSLLNRHKLYNETLAYIKKLENEGSAFVIRPQLPPNVRRVEKNQKRLNSLYLQGYKDAEKNYENLINFLN is encoded by the coding sequence TTGAATAATATTGGACTCATATTAGAAGGCGGTGGTATGAGAGGCGTATATACAGCTGGAATACTCGATTTTTTTATGGATAAAAATTTATACTTTCCTTATGTCTCAGGTGTATCCATGGGCGCATGTAACGCTGCTTCATACGTGTCAAAACAAAGAGGTAGAACTAAGGCCGTAACCGTGGATTTAGCCCCAGATCCAAGATATATAAGTATAAAAAATTTTATTAAGCATAGGTCTATATTTAACATGGATTTTATATTCGATGAAGTACCAAATAAACTTGTTCCTTTCGATTTTGAAACTTTTTCATCCTCACCTCAAAAACTTATTATAGGAACAACCGATTGCTTAACCGGAAATGAAGTTTATTTTGATAAAACATCAAATGATGATATTTTAAATATTATAAGAGCTTCTAGCAGTCTACCTTTTATATCCAAACCCGTAAAAATAAATAATAAAATATTAATGGACGGCGGTATATCTGATCCAATACCAATAAAAAAATCAATAAGTGACGGAAATAAAAAAAATGTTATTATACTCACAAGAGATCCAAATTACGTAAAGGCACCCTTCAATCATAAGTGGCTTCTTTCTAAAAAATATTCTAATTTCAAAGGATTATGTAAATCTCTTTTAAATAGACATAAATTGTACAATGAAACTTTAGCATATATAAAAAAGCTTGAAAATGAAGGCAGCGCATTTGTTATAAGACCCCAACTTCCGCCCAATGTAAGACGTGTTGAAAAAAATCAAAAAAGATTAAATTCATTATATTTACAAGGGTATAAAGATGCTGAAAAAAACTATGAAAACTTAATTAACTTCCTAAATTAA
- a CDS encoding Cof-type HAD-IIB family hydrolase, which yields MENRKAVFFDIDGTLIMHTDKGMILPESTKKAIKQLRKNGHLTFICSGRPIRFVTQEFQGMFDGYVCCNGTYLVYENKCIYNKLIDENTIKFLIKEFNRLGISASFSGAYNGYSYNMDKSKIYDMNRFYKRGEPYMIEKWQVQDVKANMLDVFLKNKNHLEECAEYFKDKLVFNTHEPYLSADVSFIDWDKACGIKYIIKYIGINIDDTVAFGDGKNDITMIKTAKNGIAMGNAVPELKKEANMVTDSVLQDGIYNALNKLKLI from the coding sequence ATGGAAAATAGGAAGGCTGTATTTTTTGATATAGATGGTACATTAATAATGCATACGGATAAGGGAATGATATTGCCAGAAAGTACAAAGAAAGCCATAAAACAGCTTAGGAAAAATGGACACCTTACGTTTATTTGCAGTGGGAGACCTATAAGATTTGTTACTCAAGAGTTCCAAGGTATGTTTGATGGTTATGTTTGCTGCAATGGTACTTATCTTGTGTATGAAAATAAATGTATATATAATAAACTTATTGATGAAAATACGATTAAATTTTTAATTAAGGAGTTTAACAGATTAGGGATAAGTGCAAGCTTTAGTGGAGCTTATAACGGCTATTCTTATAATATGGATAAAAGTAAAATTTATGATATGAATAGATTTTATAAAAGAGGAGAGCCATACATGATAGAAAAGTGGCAAGTACAAGATGTAAAGGCTAATATGCTTGATGTTTTTTTAAAGAATAAAAATCATTTAGAAGAGTGCGCTGAATATTTTAAAGATAAACTTGTTTTTAACACTCATGAACCTTATTTATCGGCAGATGTTTCTTTTATAGATTGGGATAAGGCATGTGGAATAAAATATATTATAAAGTATATAGGAATTAATATTGATGATACTGTTGCTTTTGGAGATGGCAAAAATGATATTACTATGATTAAGACTGCAAAAAATGGTATTGCTATGGGAAATGCAGTGCCTGAGCTTAAGAAAGAGGCAAATATGGTAACAGATAGTGTTCTTCAAGATGGTATTTATAATGCGTTAAATAAACTTAAACTTATATAG